The following coding sequences lie in one Silvanigrella aquatica genomic window:
- a CDS encoding trypsin-like peptidase domain-containing protein has translation MRSEKPESTKVVQFMKARTKNIIIAGVSIAALFGIASAGMLVLYPEQVTKIAKDLSAQAGISYSLPPAATPAPNSDSAFLKSFKKVFTGIAKESRPALVFIIAEKKVAVRQNDFPFPDDFFFPFMPPQFKGPNNQKEKRQSVETDGGSGFIVDLKNGYIITNNHVIEGADKITVTTYDNRKFKAKVIGTAKNVDISVLKLEDFKPSNELKQVSLADSNEVEVGDWAIALGAPFELPQTLTMGVVSAVQRSSDSLGITGANSFIQTDAAINPGNSGGPLVNLDGQVIGMNTAIYSKNGTSIGIGFAIPSNTVRLVADSIINNGKFSQVYLGVEMYDLNKFGDAAKKEMKIDSNAEGALVMRVVPKSPAALAGLQPYDIIQSVNNKPIKSSIDIQRQILFLKPGTTVKLGVLRNGKPIELKASVTEMPSKMSADDKADGSPDPKQAKTQAFSYGLVLSNKAPASGKGVTIAGVMSGSLAEKAGLQEGDVILQVNRQDVMTMKQVEEALEKSKKAQTSVIFLLIGREDGSRSAVILPMNS, from the coding sequence ATGAGATCAGAAAAACCAGAATCGACAAAGGTTGTTCAATTCATGAAAGCAAGGACAAAAAATATCATCATTGCCGGTGTTTCTATTGCCGCCCTTTTTGGAATAGCCAGCGCAGGAATGTTGGTTTTATATCCCGAGCAAGTTACTAAAATCGCAAAAGATTTAAGCGCTCAAGCGGGCATTTCCTACTCATTGCCTCCTGCAGCGACACCTGCTCCCAATTCTGACTCCGCATTTTTAAAATCGTTTAAAAAAGTATTTACAGGTATTGCAAAAGAAAGCCGACCCGCCCTGGTTTTCATTATTGCAGAAAAAAAAGTTGCTGTAAGACAAAATGATTTTCCATTTCCCGACGATTTCTTTTTTCCCTTTATGCCACCGCAATTTAAAGGACCTAATAATCAAAAAGAGAAACGACAGTCTGTCGAAACTGACGGTGGTTCCGGCTTTATCGTAGATCTAAAAAATGGCTATATTATTACAAATAATCACGTCATCGAAGGTGCCGACAAAATTACCGTAACAACTTACGATAACCGCAAATTCAAAGCAAAAGTGATTGGTACTGCTAAAAATGTTGATATTTCCGTTCTTAAACTTGAAGATTTCAAACCTTCTAATGAATTAAAACAAGTTAGCCTTGCCGATTCCAATGAAGTTGAAGTAGGTGACTGGGCAATAGCTTTAGGCGCGCCTTTTGAACTTCCTCAAACATTAACAATGGGTGTTGTAAGTGCAGTACAAAGGTCGAGCGATTCCTTAGGAATCACCGGTGCCAATAGTTTTATTCAAACCGATGCTGCTATTAACCCCGGAAACTCTGGCGGCCCCTTGGTGAATCTTGATGGACAAGTCATTGGTATGAACACAGCTATTTATTCCAAAAATGGAACAAGCATTGGAATTGGATTTGCTATTCCATCTAATACCGTTCGCCTTGTCGCGGATTCCATTATAAACAATGGAAAATTCTCTCAAGTTTATCTTGGAGTAGAAATGTATGACCTCAATAAATTTGGTGATGCCGCGAAGAAAGAAATGAAAATTGATTCTAATGCGGAAGGTGCTCTTGTTATGCGCGTGGTTCCAAAAAGCCCCGCAGCTTTAGCAGGACTCCAGCCCTATGACATTATTCAAAGCGTAAATAATAAACCCATTAAATCCAGTATTGATATTCAACGCCAAATTTTATTCTTAAAACCAGGGACAACTGTAAAACTCGGTGTTTTAAGAAATGGCAAACCCATTGAACTCAAAGCCAGCGTTACGGAAATGCCTTCAAAAATGTCTGCAGATGATAAAGCAGACGGTTCTCCCGATCCAAAGCAAGCTAAAACTCAAGCTTTTTCATATGGCTTAGTTCTTTCGAATAAAGCGCCTGCCTCAGGCAAAGGAGTGACCATTGCAGGAGTGATGTCAGGAAGTCTTGCTGAAAAAGCAGGTCTGCAAGAAGGAGATGTGATTCTTCAAGTGAACCGCCAAGATGTTATGACAATGAAACAAGTTGAAGAAGCTCTTGAAAAGTCGAAAAAAGCACAAACTTCTGTCATATTCCTTTTAATTGGAAGAGAAGACGGCTCACGTTCTGCTGTCATTTTGCCCATGAATAGCTAA